GATCGGCGAGCGGGTGCTTCCCTGACGAGCGCGGCCGGTGTGCTTCTGCCTCCACGGCTTTTTGCCTCCGCCGGAAACGTCTCCGCGCGTCTTGGTGCTGGCTGTTCCCTGACGGCAATTCGCGAGGTGAGCAACTACTACCTGATGAATCGCGGCCATGTGTACGGGAACGTCAAAAATCTCTGCCGGTAATTCCATCTCTCCGGCTCTGTCTCCGTTGAACTCGTATACTTTTACGAACGGCATAGTATTTTCTTCCCCCTTTATGCTTTCTTGTAGAGGGCAAGCAGGCTGTTTTTCGCGCCTGGTACTGCACCTTTCAACAGAACTAGATTATTCTCAACGTCAACGGCCATCACAGTAAGATTCTTCACCGTAACCTTATCGCTCCCCATGTGTCCGGGCATTCTCTTGCCGGGAAACACGCGCCCCGGATACGAGATAGCTCCGCTTGAGCCTCCGTGCCTGTGCTCGACCGATGTACCATGACTGAACTGCTGACCTCCGAAGTGATGACGCTTCATTACGCCCGCGAAACCTTTACCTTTGGAGATGCCCTTAACGTTGACCTTCTCTCCGGCTTCGAACAGGTCTGCTTTTATCTCTTGGCCGACCTCGTAACCTTTCACGTCATCGAGTCTAAATTCCCGAAGTGTCTTCTTGGGTTCGAGCTTCAACTTCTCGAACATTACCTTTTGCGGCTTGGACAGCTTGTGAGGCTTCACAGCCCCAAAGCCGAGAAGAACGGCGGAATACCCGTTCTGTTCAGGGGTGCGCAGAGCAACTACAGAGCACGGCCCCGCAAGGACGACCGTAACTGCTACGGCCTGTCCTTCGGAGTCATAAATCTGTGTCATTCCGAGCTTCTTCCCCAGAATCCCAATTGGCATTACTTTTTGTCTCCTTACATCTCAAATTTGTGGGGTAAATTAGAATCCCAATTGACCTGTGCTTTCTTCGTGCATTACCCACGAAAGATTCTTAAGAAGTTTGATTGCGTAACAACCCTTATTCTTAAAGGCATAGCCAGTCTGCCCCTACTGTATAGCCCCTGAAGGGACACAACATTACTTCTGCTAGAATTTTATCTGTATGTCTACTCCTGATGCTAAGTTCAGCTGCATCAAGGCATCCATAGTCTTTTGTGTCGGGTCAATAATATCGATTAACCTTTTGTGCGTCCTCATCTCGAACTGCTCGCGAGCGTCCTTGTCCTTGTGGGGGGATTTCAGGATCGTTATTCTCCCTACCTCCGTAGGCAGGGGAATAGGTCCT
This portion of the Synergistaceae bacterium genome encodes:
- the rplC gene encoding 50S ribosomal protein L3 produces the protein MPIGILGKKLGMTQIYDSEGQAVAVTVVLAGPCSVVALRTPEQNGYSAVLLGFGAVKPHKLSKPQKVMFEKLKLEPKKTLREFRLDDVKGYEVGQEIKADLFEAGEKVNVKGISKGKGFAGVMKRHHFGGQQFSHGTSVEHRHGGSSGAISYPGRVFPGKRMPGHMGSDKVTVKNLTVMAVDVENNLVLLKGAVPGAKNSLLALYKKA
- the rpsJ gene encoding 30S ribosomal protein S10; the encoded protein is MARKIRIRLKSFDHRVLDTSAAQIAETAQSTGARVSGPIPLPTEVGRITILKSPHKDKDAREQFEMRTHKRLIDIIDPTQKTMDALMQLNLASGVDIQIKF